In Bacillus cereus ATCC 14579, a single window of DNA contains:
- the sigK gene encoding RNA polymerase sporulation sigma factor SigK, whose protein sequence is MSLFAAIGYMVREVFVFVSYVKNNAFPQPLSSDDERKYLELMEQGDAQARNLLIEHNLRLVAHIVKKFENTGEDAEDLISIGTIGLIKAIESYSAGKGTKLATYAARCIENEILMHLRVLKKTKKDVSLHDPIGQDKEGNEISLIDILKSESEDVIDMIQLSMELEKIKEYIDILDEREKEVIVKRFGLGLDKEKTQREIAKALGISRSYVSRIEKRALMKMFHEFVRAEKEKKAKE, encoded by the coding sequence TTGAGTCTATTCGCCGCAATTGGATATATGGTTCGAGAAGTGTTTGTCTTTGTTTCTTATGTGAAGAATAATGCGTTCCCGCAGCCGTTATCATCAGATGATGAGAGAAAGTACTTAGAGTTAATGGAGCAAGGTGATGCTCAAGCGAGAAATCTTTTAATTGAACATAATTTACGGCTTGTAGCTCATATCGTTAAAAAATTTGAGAACACAGGAGAAGATGCAGAAGATTTAATTTCAATTGGTACGATTGGGCTCATTAAAGCGATCGAGAGCTATTCTGCAGGAAAGGGAACGAAGCTTGCGACGTATGCAGCACGCTGTATTGAAAATGAAATTTTGATGCATTTACGTGTACTAAAGAAAACGAAAAAAGATGTTTCACTTCATGATCCGATCGGGCAAGATAAAGAGGGCAATGAAATATCGCTTATTGATATATTAAAATCAGAGTCTGAAGATGTAATTGATATGATTCAGCTTAGTATGGAGTTAGAAAAAATTAAAGAGTATATCGATATTTTAGACGAAAGAGAAAAAGAAGTGATTGTGAAACGTTTTGGACTTGGGCTAGATAAGGAGAAAACACAGCGGGAAATCGCTAAGGCGCTTGGTATTTCTAGAAGCTACGTATCACGGATTGAAAAGCGTGCTTTAATGAAAATGTTCCACGAGTTTGTCAGGGCAGAGAAAGAGAAAAAAGCGAAAGAGTAA
- a CDS encoding DUF4023 domain-containing protein: MSNSNEFLDTLHEKQAKDEQNRKRQGNGNPAKKKPNKTHK; the protein is encoded by the coding sequence ATGAGTAACTCGAATGAATTTTTAGATACACTACATGAAAAACAAGCAAAAGATGAACAAAATAGAAAGCGCCAAGGGAACGGAAACCCAGCGAAAAAAAAGCCAAATAAAACACATAAATAA
- a CDS encoding DoxX family protein: MVIQFLRENKAVSFVLAVIRVYLGYTWLMAGIGKLQGKGFDATGYLQGAIEKSKGAQPAVQSWWASFLQEFAIPNVDLFNTLVTWGEILVGIGLIVGCLTKTAVFFGLVMNFSYMFSGSIGVNPEMVILSMFVLVSGMNAGKFGMDGFVIPKVLGSKTQKRQKQAA, from the coding sequence ATGGTTATTCAATTTTTAAGAGAAAACAAAGCAGTTTCTTTTGTATTAGCAGTAATTCGAGTATATCTTGGTTACACATGGTTAATGGCTGGAATCGGTAAACTACAAGGAAAAGGATTCGATGCAACAGGTTATTTGCAAGGTGCAATTGAAAAATCTAAAGGTGCACAACCGGCTGTTCAATCTTGGTGGGCATCATTCTTACAAGAATTTGCAATTCCAAATGTAGATTTGTTTAATACACTTGTAACATGGGGGGAAATTTTAGTCGGAATTGGTTTAATTGTAGGCTGTTTAACAAAAACAGCGGTCTTTTTTGGTCTTGTAATGAACTTTTCCTATATGTTTAGTGGGTCAATTGGTGTGAACCCTGAGATGGTTATCTTATCTATGTTTGTTCTTGTTTCCGGTATGAACGCTGGGAAATTTGGAATGGATGGCTTTGTTATCCCGAAAGTATTAGGATCAAAAACTCAAAAACGCCAAAAGCAAGCTGCTTAA
- a CDS encoding YqeG family HAD IIIA-type phosphatase — protein MKLFLPNEYVKNVYHVQPEDLKKRGIKGVITDLDNTLIEWDRPNATPQLEKWFLEMKEQGIQVTVVSNNNEQRVKDFADPLGIPFIHSARKPFVRAFKRAIQEMRLQPDEVVVIGDQLLTDVLGGNRVGLHTILVVPVAQTDGLVTRFNRKIERRIMKNMKKKGLINWEE, from the coding sequence TTGAAACTATTTTTACCAAATGAATATGTGAAAAATGTATATCATGTTCAACCAGAAGATTTAAAAAAACGTGGGATTAAAGGTGTTATTACTGACTTAGATAACACTTTAATTGAATGGGATCGTCCCAATGCAACACCGCAACTTGAAAAATGGTTTTTGGAAATGAAAGAGCAAGGCATTCAAGTAACGGTCGTTTCAAATAATAATGAGCAACGTGTAAAAGATTTTGCTGATCCATTAGGTATTCCATTTATTCATAGTGCACGTAAACCATTTGTTCGCGCATTTAAGCGTGCGATACAAGAGATGCGTTTGCAGCCAGATGAAGTTGTAGTAATTGGAGATCAGTTACTGACTGACGTGCTTGGTGGAAACCGAGTAGGCCTTCATACAATTTTAGTTGTACCGGTAGCACAAACGGACGGATTAGTAACGCGCTTTAATCGAAAAATTGAACGAAGAATTATGAAAAATATGAAGAAAAAAGGTTTAATTAACTGGGAGGAATAA
- a CDS encoding sporulation histidine kinase inhibitor Sda — translation MKTKHMEQLSTELLTESYYKAKELKLNPDFILLIKQEIIRRSLEDKLVKSS, via the coding sequence TTGAAAACAAAACATATGGAACAGTTATCCACTGAGTTACTCACTGAGTCTTATTATAAAGCAAAAGAACTAAAATTAAATCCCGACTTCATTTTACTTATAAAACAAGAAATCATTAGACGCTCATTAGAGGACAAGCTTGTCAAATCATCTTGA
- a CDS encoding histidine phosphatase family protein: MKIVFVRHGEGEHTRDLPSSLKVLHPPLTDEGRNQAKLLQCNVPLQEADILIASPTLRTLQTATIWSAKVACQKIVHPYVSPRIFPYREEARTLPCDYIVDQGMITKLFPHFSIEKSSNNQLWKEGINTISENSFQQIVDEFLLWCYELSVERICIVSHDGTITAYRQYLQKVVLTRSDFLKETGIYEMDLSQKILIDKG, translated from the coding sequence ATGAAAATCGTCTTTGTTCGGCACGGGGAAGGAGAACATACAAGGGATTTGCCATCAAGTTTAAAAGTGCTTCATCCGCCATTGACGGATGAAGGAAGGAATCAGGCTAAATTACTTCAATGCAATGTGCCATTACAAGAGGCGGATATATTAATTGCTAGTCCTACACTTAGAACTTTGCAAACGGCGACAATATGGAGTGCGAAAGTTGCTTGTCAAAAAATCGTTCATCCATATGTATCTCCGCGTATTTTTCCTTATCGAGAAGAAGCGAGAACATTACCGTGCGATTATATAGTAGATCAGGGAATGATAACAAAGTTATTTCCGCATTTTTCGATAGAGAAAAGCTCAAATAATCAGTTATGGAAGGAAGGTATAAACACTATTTCAGAGAATAGTTTTCAGCAAATAGTAGATGAATTTCTTCTTTGGTGTTATGAACTGAGTGTTGAAAGAATTTGCATTGTATCCCACGATGGAACAATTACAGCATATAGGCAATATTTACAGAAAGTCGTTTTAACTAGATCAGATTTTTTGAAAGAAACGGGTATATATGAAATGGATTTATCCCAGAAAATTCTGATTGATAAGGGCTGA
- a CDS encoding YcdB/YcdC domain-containing protein, which translates to MNQKDKERKERVAHIINIPDEYSLVVDDQEGVDDPYHLLWWEHKEDQERTIQITLNRHTGNLIEFRIDDENSFSSGKEAIEEKKAREIANAFLKKYTKEGYEFYTYVTVKDDRRGWKEVNYMQEVNSYPLPNTGCVVRVNPSGNVVQFHYNGQKAIEKKPLWPSEIVEENIVLENLKARQDMRLVFIDLTYSSCEYESGEEVKGYHLVYEPEPSHAFIDASTGKDLYEPDHYKLPSAVAVGKSRKGNERGDIFELFDWNKEGFTKVDETENDDEIRMKFVPKEELQKQKEEKNPYLMNEFFKKHLPMLKYNNLVSVTIDKLTNELTGFIKLTDDKEVKQILSREECLQKALQFLERVIPDIKQYLRLWEEREEAEDGIERFIFSVYINDIPAEYNQFMININAENGAVMHYSGESSNFIKKLLTYETTPKLIKEKALEIYRAAIRVKLEWFLDHDAEETKYKLLYKQTTDEKHKEPFDCSREIRYIDAQAGRKIWSK; encoded by the coding sequence ATGAATCAAAAAGATAAAGAAAGAAAAGAGCGAGTGGCTCATATTATTAACATTCCAGATGAATATAGTCTTGTTGTAGATGATCAAGAAGGGGTTGATGACCCGTATCATCTATTATGGTGGGAGCATAAAGAGGATCAGGAGAGAACGATACAAATTACATTGAATAGACATACTGGTAATTTAATTGAGTTTAGGATAGATGATGAAAATTCTTTTTCAAGTGGTAAGGAAGCGATAGAGGAGAAGAAGGCAAGGGAGATTGCAAATGCGTTCTTGAAAAAATATACAAAAGAAGGATATGAATTCTATACATATGTAACGGTTAAGGACGACAGGCGTGGTTGGAAAGAAGTAAATTATATGCAAGAAGTGAATAGCTATCCATTGCCGAATACAGGGTGCGTTGTGCGAGTGAACCCTTCAGGTAATGTTGTGCAATTTCATTACAATGGACAAAAAGCTATAGAGAAAAAACCGTTATGGCCAAGTGAAATTGTTGAGGAGAATATCGTTTTAGAAAATTTGAAAGCTAGACAAGATATGAGACTTGTATTTATAGATTTAACATACTCTTCATGTGAGTATGAAAGCGGGGAAGAAGTAAAAGGGTACCATCTTGTATATGAACCAGAGCCTAGTCATGCGTTTATTGATGCAAGTACAGGTAAAGATTTATATGAGCCAGATCATTATAAATTGCCTTCGGCTGTAGCTGTTGGAAAATCGAGAAAAGGTAACGAACGAGGTGACATATTCGAATTATTTGACTGGAATAAAGAAGGTTTTACAAAAGTAGATGAGACGGAAAATGATGATGAAATAAGGATGAAATTTGTTCCGAAAGAGGAATTACAAAAACAGAAAGAAGAAAAGAATCCATATTTAATGAATGAATTCTTTAAAAAGCATTTACCGATGTTGAAATATAATAATTTAGTTAGCGTTACAATTGATAAATTAACCAATGAATTAACTGGTTTTATAAAACTGACAGATGATAAAGAAGTAAAGCAAATACTGTCTAGAGAGGAATGTTTACAAAAAGCACTTCAATTTTTAGAACGAGTTATTCCAGATATCAAACAATATCTGCGTCTTTGGGAGGAACGTGAAGAAGCAGAAGATGGGATTGAAAGATTTATCTTTTCTGTATATATAAATGATATTCCGGCAGAGTATAACCAATTTATGATCAACATCAATGCAGAAAATGGTGCTGTTATGCACTACTCGGGGGAGTCTAGCAACTTTATAAAAAAATTACTTACATATGAAACAACACCAAAATTAATAAAAGAAAAAGCGTTAGAAATATACAGAGCGGCTATCCGAGTTAAATTAGAATGGTTTTTAGATCATGATGCAGAGGAAACGAAATACAAACTACTGTACAAACAAACGACAGATGAAAAACATAAAGAACCTTTTGATTGTAGTCGGGAAATTCGTTATATTGATGCCCAAGCGGGGAGAAAGATTTGGAGTAAGTAA
- a CDS encoding GTP pyrophosphokinase, with protein MEYNQSTVNYWKAFVLPYTFALEELKTKFEIMNREAQFLEDYNPFEHIKTRLKQPESIIKKLERKNLLPTVENAQTHLQDIIGIRITCCFVEDIYHLKEVIQKREDMEVIEVKDYIANPKRNGYKSLHMIIKYPLSLNSGTKDVFAEIQLRTLAMDFWASLEHKLYYKYEGKIPEYLKDELHDAAMKAEDLDNKMATIRQDIDDIEACSNQIMLPL; from the coding sequence ATGGAATATAATCAATCAACAGTTAACTACTGGAAAGCTTTTGTATTACCATATACATTTGCTTTAGAAGAGTTAAAAACTAAATTTGAAATTATGAACCGGGAAGCTCAATTTCTAGAGGATTACAACCCGTTTGAACATATAAAAACAAGACTAAAACAACCTGAAAGTATTATTAAAAAACTAGAGCGCAAAAACTTATTACCAACAGTTGAAAATGCTCAAACACATTTACAAGATATTATTGGTATTCGTATTACATGTTGCTTCGTAGAAGATATCTATCATTTGAAAGAAGTCATTCAAAAACGCGAAGATATGGAAGTCATAGAAGTAAAAGATTATATCGCTAACCCAAAACGAAACGGATATAAAAGTTTACACATGATCATTAAATACCCTTTATCACTAAATTCTGGTACAAAAGATGTATTTGCAGAAATTCAGTTACGTACACTGGCAATGGACTTTTGGGCAAGTTTAGAACACAAACTTTATTATAAATATGAAGGGAAAATACCGGAGTATTTAAAAGATGAACTACATGATGCAGCAATGAAAGCTGAAGATCTGGATAATAAAATGGCCACAATTCGTCAAGATATTGATGATATTGAGGCATGTTCAAATCAAATTATGCTACCACTATAA
- a CDS encoding GNAT family N-acetyltransferase, with protein sequence MKIVKLNESFIFELLNLCKSVGWLHDEIFMKKQFEMYLSIGTLVGYIHENKLIATGGVFPFTSNFASIGMLIVHPNFQGRGIGRMLLNHCLEQIHPKQPIALIATKAGEPLYTSCGFQTATTIHRFEKQTIKTYPSHLQQVQEEDLISLTSLDQIATGMNRSLLYSLLLPRAVHSFKIERNNCIEAFSLCIQKGNILCINPLIAKQAEDAIQLLKKICECWNGIVRIDVPHSQFTFRKFLQTENFQETLLSPLMIKNGSRLPGNRNMLFAMIDTALC encoded by the coding sequence ATGAAAATAGTAAAGCTAAATGAGTCTTTTATTTTTGAATTACTTAATCTTTGCAAATCTGTTGGATGGTTACACGATGAAATTTTTATGAAAAAACAATTCGAAATGTATCTTTCTATCGGCACACTTGTAGGTTACATTCATGAGAACAAACTCATTGCGACTGGAGGAGTATTTCCCTTTACAAGTAACTTCGCTTCCATTGGTATGTTAATCGTTCACCCTAATTTTCAAGGACGCGGAATAGGGCGCATGTTGCTAAATCATTGCTTGGAACAAATTCATCCAAAACAACCCATTGCACTTATTGCGACAAAAGCTGGCGAACCTCTATACACATCATGCGGATTTCAAACAGCAACAACGATTCATCGTTTTGAAAAGCAAACTATTAAGACGTACCCTTCTCACTTACAACAAGTACAAGAAGAAGACCTTATATCTCTTACTTCTCTGGATCAAATTGCAACTGGTATGAATCGTTCTCTACTTTACTCTTTGCTATTACCAAGGGCTGTACACTCTTTTAAAATTGAAAGAAATAACTGTATAGAAGCTTTTTCATTATGCATACAAAAGGGCAATATATTATGTATCAATCCACTTATCGCCAAGCAAGCAGAAGATGCTATTCAATTATTAAAAAAGATATGTGAATGTTGGAATGGTATAGTACGAATTGATGTCCCACACTCACAATTTACATTTCGTAAATTTCTTCAAACAGAAAATTTCCAAGAAACGCTCCTTTCACCTCTTATGATAAAAAATGGTAGCCGACTTCCTGGAAATCGTAATATGCTATTTGCTATGATAGATACAGCGTTATGTTAG
- a CDS encoding alpha/beta fold hydrolase, producing the protein MKRFSYFMVGCLTLTLLVGCSAAEKPVEQVKQVKNTITAKLATEEKMVEIDGQTIYFKKIGNEKPPLLMIHGFGGSSDGFQKIYSDLAKDHTIISVDALGFGRSSKPMDFYYSFPTHANLYYKLMKKLGYDSFAILGHSMGGEISLNLTYLYPEAVTHLILTDATGGPHTFVTKQGSPKPQLSTDLNAVSSITDYDESKVKFKRNDEEHYNKMKLWPRRLKINANEIKQPTLIIWGRNDSSVSWKEGETYHQFLKNSTLHIIEKGYHAPFRQEPQEFVGYVKDFFKNNPIKVEK; encoded by the coding sequence TTGAAGCGATTTAGCTATTTTATGGTAGGTTGTCTTACTCTTACACTATTAGTAGGATGTAGTGCAGCAGAAAAGCCAGTAGAACAAGTAAAACAAGTTAAAAATACAATTACAGCGAAACTAGCTACCGAGGAAAAAATGGTAGAAATAGATGGTCAAACCATTTACTTTAAAAAGATTGGTAATGAAAAACCACCTTTACTTATGATTCATGGCTTTGGAGGGTCATCAGATGGTTTTCAAAAGATTTACTCCGATTTAGCAAAAGATCATACAATTATTTCTGTAGATGCTTTAGGATTCGGGCGCTCATCTAAGCCAATGGATTTTTATTATTCTTTTCCAACTCATGCAAATTTGTATTATAAATTAATGAAAAAACTAGGGTATGATTCATTCGCAATACTGGGGCATTCCATGGGGGGAGAAATTTCTCTAAATTTAACATATTTATATCCTGAAGCAGTTACTCACCTTATTTTAACTGATGCTACAGGTGGCCCTCATACATTCGTTACTAAACAAGGCTCACCAAAACCACAATTGTCGACTGATTTAAATGCAGTTTCTTCTATTACAGATTATGATGAAAGCAAAGTGAAATTCAAACGTAATGATGAAGAGCATTATAATAAAATGAAATTATGGCCTAGACGTCTTAAAATTAATGCAAATGAAATAAAACAGCCAACTTTAATTATATGGGGCAGAAATGATAGTAGCGTTTCCTGGAAAGAAGGAGAAACGTATCATCAATTCTTAAAAAATAGCACTTTACATATTATTGAAAAAGGTTATCATGCACCATTTCGCCAAGAACCACAAGAATTTGTCGGGTATGTAAAAGATTTCTTTAAGAACAATCCGATCAAAGTTGAAAAATAA
- a CDS encoding alkaline phosphatase, with protein sequence MKKFVKKAWPFAVVASLAVTSVATWNFTRSSEVNADENGSNAKIKNVIVLIGDGMGPSYMTAHRYMKDNPKTFEMESTEFDKHLVGTQKTYPEDEHENITDSASAATAMSAGIKTYNAAIAVDNDKAEVKTVLEQAKEKGKSTGLVATSEITHATPAAFGAHDISRKNMDAIANDYFDEKIKGKHKVDVMLGGGVKNFVRKDRNLTEEFKKSGYSYVTDRDQLLNDKNDQILGLFAPGGLDKMIDRNEKTPSLEEMTNAAIERLNKNKNGFFLMVEGSQIDWAGHDNDIVGAMSEMEDFEKAFKAAIEFAKKDKNTLVVATADHATGGLSLGANGEYNFKVEPIKAAKRTPDFMANEIAKGANVEETLKKYIDLQLTPEEIQAVNDIAPSKDVTKIDNAIEDIFNKRSVTGWTTGGHTGEDVNVYAFGPGKYLFSGVQENTNIAKRVFDIVGGGDPNKGRR encoded by the coding sequence GTGAAAAAGTTTGTGAAAAAAGCATGGCCATTTGCAGTTGTGGCATCATTAGCAGTTACTTCGGTAGCAACATGGAATTTTACTCGTTCTAGTGAGGTTAATGCAGATGAGAACGGAAGCAATGCAAAGATTAAAAATGTTATCGTATTAATTGGGGATGGTATGGGTCCTTCATATATGACGGCTCACCGTTATATGAAAGATAATCCAAAAACCTTTGAAATGGAATCTACAGAATTTGATAAGCATCTTGTAGGAACACAAAAAACATACCCAGAAGATGAACATGAAAATATTACAGACTCTGCATCGGCAGCAACAGCTATGTCAGCAGGGATTAAAACATATAATGCTGCAATTGCAGTTGATAATGATAAAGCGGAAGTGAAAACAGTTCTTGAGCAAGCGAAAGAAAAAGGGAAATCAACGGGACTCGTTGCAACTTCTGAAATTACACATGCAACACCAGCTGCTTTCGGTGCGCATGACATTAGCCGTAAAAATATGGACGCAATTGCAAATGATTATTTTGATGAGAAAATTAAAGGGAAGCATAAAGTAGATGTTATGCTTGGCGGCGGCGTAAAGAACTTTGTTAGAAAAGATCGTAATCTTACAGAAGAGTTTAAGAAATCTGGTTATAGCTATGTAACGGATCGAGATCAATTGTTAAATGATAAAAATGACCAAATTCTTGGTTTATTTGCACCAGGTGGATTAGATAAAATGATTGACCGTAATGAGAAAACACCTTCATTAGAAGAAATGACTAATGCAGCAATTGAGCGTTTGAACAAAAATAAAAATGGTTTCTTTTTAATGGTGGAAGGAAGTCAAATCGACTGGGCTGGACATGATAATGATATTGTTGGTGCAATGAGTGAAATGGAAGACTTCGAAAAAGCTTTCAAAGCAGCGATTGAGTTTGCGAAAAAAGATAAAAATACGTTAGTTGTTGCAACGGCAGATCACGCTACTGGTGGCTTATCTTTAGGTGCCAATGGCGAGTATAACTTTAAAGTAGAACCAATTAAAGCTGCAAAGCGCACACCAGACTTTATGGCAAATGAGATTGCAAAAGGTGCAAATGTAGAAGAAACATTGAAAAAGTATATTGATTTACAATTAACTCCAGAAGAAATTCAAGCTGTAAATGATATAGCTCCGTCAAAAGATGTAACAAAGATTGATAATGCAATTGAAGATATTTTCAATAAGCGCTCGGTTACAGGCTGGACAACGGGTGGACATACAGGGGAAGATGTGAACGTATATGCATTTGGTCCAGGTAAATACTTGTTCTCTGGCGTTCAAGAGAATACAAATATAGCGAAACGTGTCTTTGATATTGTTGGCGGTGGCGATCCGAATAAAGGAAGACGCTAA
- a CDS encoding phosphatidylserine decarboxylase: protein MRRTLYRLMIELTNGRFTSYILRKFAQSRLSSIIIPSYAKVFQINQDEMEKGLKEYRTLHELFTRKLKEGKRSIDTDASSIVSPVDGVFADHGPIEDTKTFDIKGKRYSIVDMLGNEERATRYAGGTYMVIYLSPSHYHRIHSPLSGSVTERFVLGRKSYPVNAAGMEYGKEPLSKNYRSVTEVSSDGEHMALVKVGAMFVNSIELLHERDTVQKGEEMAYFTFGSTVVLLFEKDMIEVVQELKSGQELRLGEKIATRLAHK, encoded by the coding sequence TTGCGACGTACATTATATCGACTTATGATAGAACTTACAAATGGTCGCTTTACTTCTTATATATTACGTAAATTTGCACAATCTCGTTTGAGCTCTATCATTATTCCATCGTATGCGAAAGTTTTTCAAATTAATCAAGATGAGATGGAAAAGGGTTTGAAGGAATATAGAACATTGCATGAATTATTTACGCGTAAGCTAAAAGAAGGAAAGCGTAGTATTGATACAGATGCATCGAGTATCGTTAGTCCTGTTGATGGTGTTTTTGCAGATCATGGTCCTATTGAGGATACAAAAACATTTGATATTAAAGGAAAGCGCTATTCAATTGTGGATATGCTAGGTAATGAAGAACGTGCAACGCGATATGCAGGCGGTACATATATGGTAATTTATTTGAGTCCAAGTCATTATCATCGCATTCATAGTCCGCTTTCTGGTTCTGTGACTGAAAGATTTGTACTCGGTAGAAAATCATATCCGGTAAATGCAGCTGGTATGGAATACGGGAAAGAACCACTGTCAAAAAATTATCGTTCTGTTACAGAAGTAAGCAGTGATGGCGAGCATATGGCTCTTGTAAAAGTAGGGGCCATGTTTGTTAATAGTATTGAGCTTTTGCATGAGAGAGACACTGTTCAAAAAGGTGAAGAAATGGCATACTTTACATTTGGTTCAACAGTTGTGTTATTGTTTGAAAAAGATATGATAGAAGTAGTGCAGGAATTAAAGAGTGGACAAGAGCTTCGTCTTGGTGAAAAAATAGCTACTCGCTTAGCTCATAAATAA
- the rpmG gene encoding 50S ribosomal protein L33 produces the protein MRVNITLACTECGDRNYISKKNKRNNPERIELKKYCPRLKRVTLHRETK, from the coding sequence ATGCGTGTAAATATTACATTAGCTTGTACGGAGTGTGGCGATCGTAATTACATTTCTAAAAAAAATAAACGAAACAATCCAGAACGCATCGAACTAAAAAAATATTGTCCACGATTAAAGCGAGTAACGTTACATCGTGAGACGAAGTAA
- a CDS encoding nitroreductase family protein has translation MVNFEELAIARRSAMKFIQGIEIPDEDFKKIFELTKLSPSCYNLQHTHYVVIRDQERKERLKELAFGQYKVSSASAVVFVCGDKKAYQNVENIYFGMKVLKMIDECEYEDTIRKTKGLYEGKGERFMEDEAIRNASLSAMTFMYAAKYYGYDTCPMIGFDEKAVQSELNMPEHIVPVLMITIGKSDTTKTRPRGYRKPISEFVTYESF, from the coding sequence ATGGTGAACTTTGAAGAATTAGCAATTGCTAGACGTTCTGCAATGAAATTTATACAAGGTATAGAAATCCCTGATGAGGATTTTAAAAAAATATTTGAGTTAACTAAGCTTTCTCCATCTTGCTATAATTTGCAGCACACACATTATGTTGTAATTCGTGATCAAGAGCGAAAAGAAAGATTAAAAGAATTAGCTTTCGGTCAATATAAAGTATCGAGTGCATCAGCGGTAGTGTTCGTTTGTGGTGATAAAAAAGCATACCAAAATGTTGAAAATATTTACTTCGGCATGAAAGTTTTAAAGATGATTGATGAATGTGAATATGAAGATACAATTAGGAAAACGAAAGGTTTATATGAAGGAAAAGGAGAGCGTTTCATGGAGGATGAAGCGATTAGAAATGCTTCGTTAAGCGCGATGACTTTTATGTACGCAGCTAAATATTATGGCTATGATACATGTCCAATGATTGGTTTCGATGAAAAAGCAGTACAAAGTGAATTAAATATGCCGGAGCATATAGTACCTGTTTTAATGATTACGATAGGAAAAAGTGATACGACTAAAACTCGTCCACGAGGATATCGAAAGCCGATTAGTGAGTTTGTTACATACGAATCGTTTTAA